The nucleotide sequence ACCACCTTCTAtcatatgaaaataattttacaaaaaaatataatcaaaatagtTTGACAAACATGATTAAAAAAACAAGTTCATTTCACTTAATTTAAGATTAAAGacttgaaattattattattattattattattattattgttgttgttgttgttgttgttgaggtTGTACAGCCACAAAATAGCAACATCAAATATGGAATATAACCTTCTTAATTGGCAGTGCTAATTGTTAACTATATGAATAAATGGCTCTATTGATCAAATGCTCTTGGAATAGCTTcaagctttttattttttggcagCCTCTGGCCCGTGATATGCCTCTTTCTGGACAAATACAATGATATATTATATCCCTGGATGTGTTACAAATCAGAAATTTGTGATTATAAACACCTGTGGCAACTAGCTCTGTTGTGCCAATGGCACGTCTCTAATCTGTGTCTTTGTGCTGTATATGAAAAGCCCACGTGAGTTGGAATTTCCAGGGCCATTGGAACGGTATAACTTTACTTATTCAAGATCATGAAACCAGTCTTTGCCTTCAGGaattcctctttcttcttgtcTTCCTGGAACTCCATATAATTGCAGAAGGGTTTGGACAGATTCTATATGGGATTTTAGGTGGATCAACATCTGGAATGCTGCACAACATTTGTAAAATTAATCCGCTAGTTACAAGGTCTAGGTTATGCACATTCAGAGGGGGAAAGGGTTAAAAACTTATAATCTCTTATGATTCATCTATTCAAAGGTAGAATGattacaaaattttcattcttttatatGGTTGTACATGCATCAAGTCAGATTAGCTTCGAGCTAGACCAGGATAAAAAACCCAAGCGCAAACCAATGTTGATTAGTTCGACTATTTTGAACTCAAAACCCAATATCCTACCAAGGAATCAAAAATCTGTTTGATTCTCCAAAATCTATAGTATTCGACTCCTTAAAAGTCAAAACCCATTTTGATCTAGTGATCTTTCTAGGGTAATTTCATCAAGACCCCCATGGTTTGAGCTATTTCAGGTCCTTACGATTTCCTTTTTAACACATCTTGCAAGATAATTGCAAGACAAAACACACTTTTACCTACGGAATGGGTTGTTTTGAGGGGGAAATCATTGAAAAGCAATTCAATGTTCAAGTGGGTCCGAGTTCTTCTGGGTCTTTTGTGGCAAAGGGAAGGCTGGCATGCATGCCAGGCCTTCTTTAGCATGACCATTAAAGCCTAGCCCCACCCCCCGCCCCCCGCCCCCCACATTGGGGTTGCTATAGTATGGGGCATGAAAAATTGCCACTCTGTCATAATATCTTCAATCTTGAGCATGAAATTCAAAGGATTAGGTATTCCAAATGAGGGAGAAGCAAAGAAGCAGGTAATTTTGTCGAAGTGGAAGGCAAATCAGAAGAGTATCTCACCTTAGCTCTGTACCAATTTCAATCTGAGAGAAGTCCATGTTGGTTGAACCGTCTGCAGGTAATCTAATATTAGTATTCCTTGTGGTCAATGGTGCTGTTGGCTTCCTGATGGCAAGGACTTTGCAGTTGAAGTTGCTTGCAATATTGGTCTTGGACATGGCCAACCTATccaacatgaaaaaaaaaaaaaaaaagaacaagcaGTACGAGATATTGTGGTCAATTATTATAACTTCCTATTTGTAATCTGGTAATAATGTTGAAAAGTTCTGGATCACTCTACCGTTACTTCTGCACGGCTAGATAAGAGTGCCCATCTGTATGGTAAAGATATCCTAATGTTAACCAAACAGAGACTTTATTCATATGGATTCATCTGATTGTCTGATTAATATGACCCCATTTTACCAATCAAAAAAATGATTTCATTTTGAATTAACCATTTCAAAGCTTGTCAACTTATCATACTTACTTTAGAGGCTGGTGGaaggtaaaaaaataataataataaaagatgaacatattttcaaagaaaaaaacaaaaagcatTCTAATACATCGTCAAGCGGGTCCCCGTGAACAAAAAGAGTTTGCTAAATAGaaattcctttctttttgttctttctgttTACATATTATCTTTCATGCTCTTTTTTCAAACAAGGCCTGGTATTGTGACCGGCTGAACCAGCGACAGAAGCTGAACCCGAACCAAACCCTAAGCAAAGAAGGGATGTGCCTTAATTCAGTCTCGAGGTCTGGTCACGGGGATCAAACACATGCATGGTCAACAAGCGTGGTCATAAGCAAAACTTAGTCCATGTTTCAGTCGAGAACTGAactcaagaaaaagaaagaatcgaGGGAAGGAGGCGATAGTATTCATTCCTCCACAGCAAGCCCATTAGAGATAGATGAACAAAGCATATTCTAGGAGTCCTCCTAGAAACATCTTAAGAGAAGAAAAACGAGAAATCGTTCGGGTTTGAGGCGAAACCCTTCCCCCCGATATGGAGTTCTTCTACTATAATCTCCGAAATCGAGGGTCAGCTGATCTTTATTTAATAAGAAGAGATATTTCAGAAATGCGAGGTACTGGGGGGCAAACAAAGTCACAGACAAGAGGTGCTCCCACTAACGAAGGGAAAAAGGGGGGGAACGGGAAAGCGAGCAGCAAGCTGAAAAAGCACTTTCCCTTTCTCTAATAACGAAGTTGGGTTGCTTCATAGCTGCGACCTATACAAGGGGCAAGCCAAAACCAGCAAGCATGCTCCCGCCGGTGACTTTCTCAGGGCTCTgcaggagaagaaagaaaggttgaAAGTGACTCGATAAAGCAAGAGGGACGAAGTGACTCGACCGATAGGGGGTCCAAGGCGCAACCAGTGGGATGAGAAAGAAGTGACTTCCGATGGGTTCAAAATAAAAAGCaagcgaaaaaaaaaaaagaaaaggtctTTCTAAGAGACTCTCGCTTTCCAAAAGATGTGAAGGTCGAGGAGAAGTCATCTTTGAAAAGggaaattcaaaatatatgtGGAAATTTTGAATAGTAAATGTAGTGTGCTTACTGATGGTCTGAGTCTCCCAAATACAAATATTCTTTGATTTATTATCCAACCATCCATTATTATGGTCTGCCAACAAACCACGTGCCTCGATCACCAAATGATATTTgacctatttttattttaacccaAATGTGAATTTACCGCAAAAACCCTCCCACAATCATGTTGACCGCCATTGAAGCCTAGCTTGAATGATCCAAGTTTCAGAGAAACCACCATTTCTGTTGCCTAATCTCAGAATAACTGGAACTGATTGCTTTTGAACTTACTTGTAAAGAAAGCTCCGATCATGAAGCCCAACCACGAGCGTGGAAGCTCCAATTTCCCGCACCACTCTTGCTATCGTCACGCCTTCTTGATCTCCTTCCGTCACAACGATCTCAATCTTCGCCTGCGACAAGAACCCTATAATCGTATAATCATACATATGTGCACGAATCGCGTGTTTAGAAAACcgaaaatcaagaagaagaagaggaggagaaatTCACGTTGGGGAAGCCGCTGCAGATGTCTTTGAAGGAGAGGGCCAATCGGAAGCCATTCAAGCGGTTGAGGCGAAGCTTCTTCTTGCTTCTGGATCTTGAAGGGAAAACGTGGAGGAGAGTCAGAACGTCGCCGTGGCGGAGAAGGTTGTGGAGGGCCCAAACCAGAGCCGTTCTTGCGGCCTCTACATCTTCCACTATTACCACTATTTTCCCCGCATCCATtcccctctttctttctctctggAATTTTCTCAAACGGGTGGTGGGCTTTGTCCGGACCTGTGTCAGTGGCGAAATCCTTGTGAGCTCTGCGTTCTATCCTTGTGAGCTCTGCGTTCTGacagcctctctctctctctctctctctctctctctctgggctTTGCCAGATTGGGTGGAGGGGTTGGAAATGGCTGATCTGTTTAGAGTATATATTAGAGCAAATTGTTTGTGGGGAATTCTATGCTTTGGAGGAGAACATAAGTTGCAGACATATGCATGCAAACAATCAAGCACAATCAGACACcccctaaaacaaaacaaagggtGCTTCTTTGGATGTTTCACTGGATGATGTACAAGAAATGGGATTACTTTAAttagaatgatttaatttttatattcatctacTAAAAGtaacaaattttataattgCAAACTCTAATTATCACATCAATCTGCAATTTCTTGTccaaaatattcataaaatctcacttttcttgtttatttcaTTGGAtcaatctaaataaaaattctCACAAAATGCTACTCAAAATGGCATCATCAATCAATTACTACTATAAGAAAATTGTTAGCCTCCAACACCACCAATAATCtataatgatttacaaataaggCACTAAACaagtatattaaaatttatgtacatttgtctcataaaattttaaattcaaattataaaactatatattataaCCTCTTATTAGTAGTCTAATTAAGCATAAAAAAAGAActtatttcattattataaattttataaaagaaattgaaataaatttagtAAAAGACTACCTttgcatttaatgagagacaaACATAAGACATGCTTAACAACTCAAACCACATTGATTGATAATTGGCAGTCAACTTAAGCTTATGCGCCCAGTGGTGCAGTATGCCATGCCAAGTGCTGCTATGCCTCAACTCTAGCACTTTATGTTCATGATTCATGGATTGCATAATATTTTAGTCTATTCATGGACCTTGATACATGCTATTAAGACTATTCTCGCGTACGTACAAATCATGAGCATCTCATGAGATACCCTCCAAGACAAGACAAATAGAAAGATGCTCATTCATTGTTTGTCTATTATATCAGGCCACCTAATTTTAATAATCAAAGCAATATTGGTTCAATTACTAAAATCTTCTTATACCCTAAACATTGGGAGTCTTTAAGTCAAATATACCCAATTTTAATTACAAGTATGTTTgctatttttaaataattttatttttataaaaccaAAAATTGCATGACAATATAATCAAATTGACTAATCAAATAGTAGTAATATTTCCTAggaaaattgaattgaataataGTTCAATGAAGAATTGCCaccaatattttttataattctgCCCAAACAATTGAGAAATTCTCAATTGAACTAATCAAAtcaataaaagaagaaaacaaataggTGCAAGGCCATGATTTCATCATCTGTTCCAGAAAGCTAAAGGCaacctttatttatttttaatttttgtgtgtgACATCTAAAGCAAGCTCATGTTGCAGCATTAAAGAGAAGGGCCCATAAAAGAGAAGCACAGCAGTTGAACAAGAGGTCATGCATGAAACTGTTCAACATGCGCCCACAATATTTAAATGCACATGACACATCACACATGTTCTTTAGGGTTTCCACTTGTTTTTTGCAGTAACTGTTTCCATGTTGCTACTTAAAGCCATGACCATGACCCACTAATATTCTGGACCATTTGATATGTGTTTTCAAAGTGGTGGCATATTTTCATGAGACATTGCAGCTGATTTTCTTCCAAAGAGGAAGGTCTCACAACATCGTATTCAAAGCTTAGGGGCTAAAAGATATAAAAGTTAGACACCAGCTATATGGTAAAAATACCCCAAAAGGACAAATAGATACAGAAAGACCTCTGAATACTTACATAAGAAGTGATTGGAAGAACTCAAATGACTTGACCATTCCAATTTCAATCCCTCCAATCCTCATGGGGCAGCTTTTGACCAAATGAATGGTATAGATAATTGATGTAAGCTAAACTTCACTCTGAATGGGGACAGATACCCCTTAATCTTTTACCCCTAAGAACTTCTAGGCAGCTTCATTCCTAAAAGTTCCAGTCTGGAACATGAACAGAGAGAACACCTTGCCAACTAAAGCCCAATAAATTAGAGGAATAGAGAGCATAAGAATTATGATATGAGGTACATACATCAACATCGGCTCTCCTTTACTCAGATAACTTGGCCCTGCCTATCCCTGGCTCACCATTGAGTGAATTGCAAGAAAGTGAATCGAAGAAGTCATCTTTAACATAAACTGGCCACAAGAATGGAGCAGACAACTTTGTTTATAAAGAAATAGCATTGACAAAGAAAGAAGTGTATCTTTGTCATCATCCAGACCTTCATGTCCAATTCTAATAATCCcacttcatcttcatcttttgTATCACCAGCAGCACTTTCACTTTCCTCCTCGTTGTCATCTAATCTAGTTGTTATTTTTCCCAAGATGACCCCAAATTTCCTCCTTGTTGAATTTTTCAGTTGTTGCCTCGAAATCAAAATACTCTGCAAGTTTGGTCATTGTAGATGACACCTGCAAAATGAAAAGCATCTGCGGGCGAAAATGCTCCTTGTCAACATTAgaaggggaggggggggggggggggcagctaAAACCACCAGCAACATTAATCGAACTTCTATATCCTCTTATCTTGACCAATGAAATGCTTACATTTAGGGTCCAGTCAAAAGCTACTTTTAGCTGCTTTTTTGcttaaggtaaaaaaaaaaaaaaaaaatgattactagcttttttaagaagaaaaacaaaagtttttgaataaaaaaaaaaactcaaaaggttaaaaaaaaaaaacacacaaaaataagttttttagcCTTTTAAAGAGAtagcatttatatttttacatttttatagaATCTCAAGAGATGCCTAGTTCTCACTTCTcgctctctttctttccctgcTCGACGTCCTTCATCCCCTCTCTATTCCACATTTTTCTGCATCCAACTTCATCCTTCCTTGTGTAAAAATGACTAAAAAGCTTTGTCTACGCAGCTTGGTGCTTGGTTGTTACTCGTGATGAcccaaattatattttgattaagaTTTCCACAATCTTCAAGGAATGTTCACTTTTCACTGTATCTTTTTCCTACCAAATGACTGATTAAAAGCAGTCATTCTTATGTTCCTCCATTCAACTTGGTCAAATTTCTCCACTACATTACCCGTTGAAAGTCCTACCTAAGCATCCCCAAGTATAATTTCAAGATCATTGGTAATCTAGCACTTGAATCCTAGTATCTATAACTACCAATTAATAAACGAAGTCACGAGTAAATATCTTGCAAAGGTGATCCGATTAGGCCCCAGACACGTGAAAATACCATCCAACCAGTATTAGAACCACAAACCAAGGACACAAACTCCACAACACACCAAAACAAAGCATCGAGAAATCGAAAACCCAGGTCATTATTTCAATGAATCACAACAAAACAATATCTCAAAACCAATACAAGcatcaaaatacaaaagaaaggcATCAAGGACGCAGAAACCGAATCACGATTCCAATTCGAGGaacgaaaacaaaaataaaatcacaagGAAATGAAAAACAGGGGGAATGGTTTGAATGCGTGAGGTGGAGATCCATGGCGGGTTTCGGCTTTGGAAACGCAAGCTAACTAATGCCGCTGCCGATGTAGGAATCAGTGGAATACCCTGCCATTGTTGGTTTGGTACTTATGGATTGGGAATTGGAGAGAATACAGTGGCGATGGGAGGAAAGGAAAGCGGAGGGAGCGAAGGGAATTGGGAATCCCTCCGCTCTATCCGTTGCCTGCCCGCCAAAACTTATATTTTATACTAAATTATAACCGACACCCTTAAAGTTTAGTTTAATTACAGGTAATACggtacatttttaaaaactatagtaaaatttttattaatttgttgttgaaaatataatataaattaacaatttttttttattttctaaactcTCTCTTTCctgtttctatatatatatatatatatatctgtctCTCTAGATATATTTTGtaactatacaaaatattttttaacaaatatattttcaaaatatatattcaaatattttaaaatatatataactaaaaatattattctacCCAATAAAGTAGGCCCAACTCCAAAGTAAGACCAAGaggaaaaattccaaaaaataagCCCGGTAGACTTTCTTGATAAAATAATCCTCAATAAATTTTCTCGAAGACTATTTTTAGACACATTGAAAATTCTCTAAGGATATTTCTTGGGTACCTTTGGAAGATATTTCCTAAAGCCTCCTCTAAGTTTGTGATGTGATATGatatgattaaaatatatacaaaaattctaaaatttttgttatgaaATTCGTAACAAGCAATCTTGAAAAGACTCGAACGTCTTTTTTGTTTCAGAGTCTcgatctctataaatagagaggtAATCCCTCTAATT is from Diospyros lotus cultivar Yz01 chromosome 2, ASM1463336v1, whole genome shotgun sequence and encodes:
- the LOC127796019 gene encoding uncharacterized protein LOC127796019, coding for MDAGKIVVIVEDVEAARTALVWALHNLLRHGDVLTLLHVFPSRSRSKKKLRLNRLNGFRLALSFKDICSGFPNAKIEIVVTEGDQEGVTIARVVREIGASTLVVGLHDRSFLYKLAMSKTNIASNFNCKVLAIRKPTAPLTTRNTNIRLPADGSTNMDFSQIEIGTELSIPDVDPPKIPYRICPNPSAIIWSSRKTRRKRNS